In the genome of Dissulfuribacter thermophilus, one region contains:
- the neuC gene encoding UDP-N-acetylglucosamine 2-epimerase yields MKRKICVITGSRAEYGLLYWLLREIESDASLQLQLVVTGMHLSPEFGLTYRVISRDFKIDKKVEMMLSSDTGVGVAKSIGVGIMGLADALVDLDPDIIVLLGDRFETFAAATSAMCLNIPIAHIHGGELTEGAIDDAIRHSITKMSHLHFTSTESYRRRVIQLGEDPSRVFNVGALGLDNLNRLNLLSRSQIEKELGWSFRDKNVLVTFHPVTLEPGKSTQYVRELLGALEELPELGIIFTAANADHDGMAINAMIRDFCFKYSNRAVFFANLGQLLYLSTLKHVDAVVGNSSSGIIEAPSLRTATINIGNRQKGRIKAESVIDCRPMKGSIKDAIVKVFSNEFKAVLNRVENPYGDGNTSARIMKILKEYPLNGILKKNFYDLNKI; encoded by the coding sequence ATGAAACGAAAAATATGTGTGATTACAGGTTCTAGGGCAGAATATGGTCTTCTTTATTGGCTGTTAAGAGAGATAGAGTCGGACGCTTCTCTCCAGTTACAACTGGTGGTAACTGGAATGCATCTTTCTCCGGAATTTGGCCTTACATATAGGGTGATTAGCCGTGATTTTAAAATAGATAAAAAGGTAGAAATGATGCTCTCCAGTGATACTGGTGTTGGTGTTGCTAAATCAATTGGAGTTGGAATCATGGGCCTTGCTGATGCATTAGTTGATCTAGATCCAGACATAATAGTTCTTCTTGGGGACAGATTTGAGACATTTGCTGCTGCAACATCAGCAATGTGTTTGAATATACCTATTGCTCATATTCATGGAGGAGAATTGACCGAAGGAGCAATAGATGATGCAATCCGGCATTCAATTACAAAAATGAGTCATCTGCATTTTACTTCGACTGAGTCTTATAGGAGAAGAGTCATTCAGCTCGGCGAAGATCCCAGTAGGGTCTTTAATGTGGGAGCCCTTGGGCTTGATAATTTGAACAGGCTCAATCTTTTGTCCCGTTCTCAGATCGAAAAAGAGCTTGGCTGGAGTTTTCGAGACAAAAACGTACTTGTCACGTTTCATCCAGTAACCCTGGAGCCTGGAAAATCAACACAGTATGTTCGTGAACTCCTGGGAGCTCTGGAAGAACTGCCTGAACTTGGCATCATCTTTACTGCCGCCAACGCAGATCATGATGGAATGGCAATCAACGCCATGATACGGGATTTCTGCTTTAAATATAGTAATAGAGCTGTCTTTTTCGCAAATCTTGGTCAGTTATTATATCTTTCAACACTTAAGCATGTTGATGCAGTAGTTGGTAATTCATCAAGCGGCATAATAGAGGCTCCTTCCCTTAGAACCGCTACCATTAACATAGGCAACAGGCAGAAGGGGCGAATAAAGGCTGAAAGTGTTATTGATTGCCGACCCATGAAGGGATCCATTAAAGACGCGATTGTCAAGGTGTTTTCTAATGAATTCAAGGCCGTATTAAATAGAGTTGAGAATCCTTATGGGGATGGCAATACATCAGCTAGGATAATGAAAATTTTAAAAGAGTACCCATTAAATGGTATTTTGAAGAAGAATTTTTATGATTTAAATAAGATATGA
- a CDS encoding B12-binding domain-containing radical SAM protein translates to MKIVLINPPIRTRDKPRHIPHGLAIIANIIRKRFRDLTIHFIDWNAHRFTENELVSLLRSLEFDLVITGGLIPVYNRLIRLSNIIKAINPRAIILAGGSAAMSVPELLLQHSNVDIVCNGEGEHTVVELVELLKDDIEADLSNVKGITFKARDGRLVKTASRPLIQDLDIESDMPAYDLLPMEIYLKNHIIGFGRDIDFISSRGCPFHCTFCYQPWGRRFRGHSVEFIKDVIMYLKRKYGVQFVSFQDDEFMAIKARLFEFCETRNRHFPDIRWSCTGRANLVDEEIIKTVRESGCCSVSYGFESGSPRMLKSMRKAITIEQMERAVQLNRKYGLPVPVSFILGMPGEDAESCKETVEFCKRNNLHLRSLMFATPYPGTELFEFALETGRITRKGLHDFVMKLGDARDFVINLTDSFSDEELKNKWHEMVEEVDKHYEPLSQEEMEKRIRALYGDLAEEYFQLSPEDRVHRAQHGAIDLF, encoded by the coding sequence ATGAAAATAGTATTAATAAATCCTCCTATAAGAACAAGAGACAAACCAAGGCACATCCCTCATGGCCTTGCTATAATTGCCAATATCATACGCAAAAGGTTTAGGGACTTAACTATCCATTTCATTGATTGGAATGCACATAGATTTACGGAAAATGAGCTTGTCTCATTACTTCGCAGTCTTGAGTTCGATTTAGTCATTACAGGTGGACTTATTCCAGTCTATAACCGTTTGATAAGATTATCTAATATCATTAAAGCCATAAATCCAAGGGCCATTATATTGGCTGGTGGAAGTGCGGCAATGTCTGTGCCAGAGCTTTTGTTACAACATTCCAATGTAGATATAGTTTGTAACGGCGAGGGTGAACATACTGTAGTGGAGTTGGTGGAGCTATTGAAAGACGATATTGAAGCAGATCTTTCTAATGTTAAAGGAATTACATTCAAAGCCAGGGATGGAAGGTTGGTTAAAACAGCATCAAGGCCGTTGATTCAGGATCTTGATATAGAAAGTGACATGCCAGCATATGATCTTTTACCTATGGAGATATACCTTAAAAACCACATAATCGGCTTTGGAAGGGACATAGATTTTATTTCAAGCCGTGGATGTCCATTTCACTGCACATTTTGTTATCAGCCCTGGGGAAGAAGGTTTAGAGGACACTCTGTTGAGTTTATTAAAGACGTAATTATGTACTTAAAGAGGAAGTATGGAGTTCAATTCGTATCCTTTCAGGATGATGAATTCATGGCCATAAAAGCAAGACTGTTTGAGTTCTGTGAGACAAGGAACAGGCATTTCCCAGATATAAGGTGGTCCTGTACGGGAAGAGCTAATCTTGTTGACGAGGAAATAATAAAGACTGTTAGGGAATCCGGTTGTTGCTCCGTTTCTTATGGATTTGAATCTGGTTCTCCAAGAATGCTTAAAAGTATGCGAAAGGCAATTACTATAGAACAAATGGAGCGCGCAGTACAGCTCAACAGAAAATACGGACTCCCTGTACCTGTATCATTTATTCTTGGAATGCCAGGAGAAGATGCTGAAAGCTGCAAAGAGACCGTGGAGTTTTGCAAACGCAATAATCTTCATCTCAGATCCCTTATGTTTGCTACTCCTTACCCCGGTACAGAACTATTTGAATTCGCTCTTGAAACAGGAAGGATCACCAGGAAGGGACTCCACGATTTTGTAATGAAACTCGGGGACGCCAGAGATTTTGTTATTAATTTAACTGATAGTTTTTCAGATGAAGAACTAAAAAATAAATGGCACGAGATGGTGGAGGAAGTAGACAAACATTATGAACCATTATCGCAGGAGGAAATGGAGAAGAGGATCAGGGCCCTGTATGGAGATCTGGCAGAAGAATACTTTCAACTGTCGCCAGAAGACAGGGTACATAGGGCACAGCACGGGGCAATAGATCTCTTTTGA
- a CDS encoding cytidylyltransferase domain-containing protein — protein sequence MKDIRMLSVIVARKGSKGLPSKCMLPIAGMPVVEHVICWATSIRFHGVDHTVVVSSDIIELKEIAKRYGALFIERDKDLASDTAPIDEVVLDALKRMGVGAYDYISLLYGNIPIRYNELIMEPLFFLEENTEFKGVLTFQRVEKYNPAWMVKLTEKRLPVWREEAFRRQDLDQYMIHDGHTCLTRADFFVESMERANRDNKGFPQMYRTWGGTYIKPWLHDKIVIDIDTEKDYKLARCVIEYCHLEYQYR from the coding sequence ATGAAAGATATCCGAATGTTATCTGTAATTGTAGCCAGAAAGGGGAGCAAGGGCCTTCCGTCAAAGTGTATGCTGCCAATAGCAGGTATGCCGGTAGTGGAGCATGTGATTTGCTGGGCAACATCTATAAGATTTCATGGTGTTGATCATACAGTAGTTGTTTCAAGTGATATCATTGAACTCAAGGAAATTGCCAAAAGATATGGAGCACTCTTTATTGAACGAGACAAGGATCTGGCAAGCGATACTGCTCCTATTGATGAGGTAGTCTTGGATGCACTTAAACGAATGGGGGTAGGAGCCTATGATTATATTTCGCTATTATACGGGAACATACCTATAAGGTATAATGAACTTATTATGGAACCACTTTTTTTTCTCGAAGAGAATACTGAATTCAAGGGAGTTTTGACCTTTCAAAGGGTAGAGAAATATAATCCAGCGTGGATGGTGAAGCTTACAGAAAAAAGGCTTCCTGTGTGGAGAGAGGAGGCTTTTAGGCGGCAGGATCTAGACCAATATATGATCCATGATGGTCATACATGCCTTACCAGAGCAGATTTTTTTGTGGAAAGTATGGAACGTGCAAATCGTGATAACAAAGGATTCCCTCAGATGTACAGAACTTGGGGCGGTACCTACATCAAACCCTGGCTGCATGACAAGATTGTCATCGATATAGATACTGAAAAAGATTACAAACTTGCACGTTGTGTTATAGAATATTGTCATTTAGAATACCAGTATCGTTAA